AGATCGCTTCTTCTGTGAGTTCGCAGCACAAGTGCAAAGCAAAAGGTTTTGCGTGTGGTTTTGGTTCCACGTCTTTCCAGAAGATTTTTTCGTAGCCGCTTTGCAATCCGAAAAGTTCTTCGCGGATTTTGAAACACAAACCAGCTGGGGAGCCCAACAACCAATCCATTTGCACCAAGTAAAGAGCTTCTTCCAGCTCAACCGGGTTGAGAGAGTTCACAAAACTCTTCGGAAGATTGTTTACCAGGTGGCAAGCATTGTGTGAATACTTGTGGAATGCTTTCTCCATAGGATCAACAAAAAGCTTTTCAACTTTTGTATCCGGAGTTTTAGGTCCCGCAAAAGGTTGCGAGAACTTTTTGAAATTCCAATACAACAAAGCATCATTCACGATGTACTCAGCACGTGGCAAGTAGTCGGAAATAGCATCTACTTTTACAGCTTCATGCGAGTGATCCGCAACATGCGCGTTGTGATCAACGGCCACGATACCGCGAAGGTGATAGAGGAATGAATACAAGCAGTGAAGCTTTTCCATGAATGGCTTCGAGAAGTTCAAGCCGAAGTTGTATAAAAACGGCGAACCCACTTGTTTTTCAAACCAGCTGAAAGTTTCCAGCAAATGACAAAGTGAAGAAAGATCTACACCCCAGGGCTTCATCGCCAGATCAAAAGACTCATTGAATTGATGCTCAAAAGCGGCGCAGATTTTTGGATCGACCACCGGCAAGTGAGATTGCAAGGCGCGAATGCGGCCCTGTGATCTTTCGTAAAGCTCAATATGTGGATCCAAGTTTTTCCAAGCATCCAACGCGAAGGAATAGTTTAAGTGGGGCGTGGCTACTGGAGACTTAATATAATTATTAAGTTTGACCAAAGACAAAGCCGTCAACGCATCAGCCATGTATTTAAAAGGCTCTGACGGAGAAAACTTCTTGAAGTCAGTTTCTTGATTCCAGAATTGGACCTGCAAAGGCTTCCAAGTGGTGCCTTTTTCCATAGTCACATCAAAACCCAAACGTAAACTTTTGTGCTTCATACACACTCCTTCACCTCTGACATATCGGAATCAGTCCGCCCTTGTTCGAGTCGAGTTTTTGTGAGACGGTTTTATCAAGCCCGAGGTCGAGGCGAATTAAGGTGAGGACGAAATGGTAGCATTTGGAAGATGGATCGATGCTCATGGGCACTTGGCTGACAGCCGCTGGGATGGTCAGCAGGACGCTATTATTGAGGAAGCTCGCGCTCGCGGAATTCATTTCTTTATGCAAGGGGGCGTGGGGCCCGAGGATTGGGAAAAACAGAAGGCGCTTCATGCGCGCTATCCCACTCATATCGGTATGTGCTTTGGTCTTCATCCTTACTGGGTTGCCGAGCACGACGAAGACGAGTGTGAAGACGCTTTGAACTTGTTGGCCCGAATGCTCCCTGAGGCCATGGGGCTGGGCGAGGCCGGATTGGATTTTCGCCCGAATATTATGAAGGACTCTCAAGAACGTCAGATCGGCGTTTTTGAGGATCAGCTGGAGTTAGCTCATATCTCCAACCGCCCCGTGGTGCTTCATATTGTGCAGGCTCATGAGCAAAGCCTGATGATCATGGATCTCTTCGGGTTGCCTCAGGAAAAGGGCATGGTTCATTCCTTCAACGGAAGTGCTCATAAAGCGCAGGATTTCCTCAATAGAGGCCTTTTCCTGTCCATCGGAGGCCCGGTATGCCGCCCAGACAATCAAAAGCTGCATCAGGCCGTTAAAGAGATTCCGCTGGAATTCCTGCTGATTGAAAGTGACAGCCCCGATCAGGCGCCGCCGCTTTATAAAGGGCAGTTAAATCCACCAGAAAGCATCTGGGAGGTAGCAAAGACTATAGGGGAGTTAAAATCCCTTGATCCTTTGGAAATATTAGATATCACTACAGGGAATTTCCACCGCCTCTTCGGAATAACGTAGAAAACCAGCAAAAGGTGCCAGGCACCTTTTGCTTCACTCGGCGCATTAGGAATTTTGAAGGATCTAATTAGCATGGATACAAACGCGACTTCTTTAACTCAAGAACCAAATCTGCAACAGCCGCCAGAGACTGAATATGTATTGCACCGTCGTTTTGATCGCATGGGCCGCCTGGTCGGTGATCCTGCGATGAAAAAGTTGATGAGCACACATGTGATGGTGATTGGTCTTGGTGGTGTGGGTTCTTGGGCCGCAGAAGCTTTGGCGCGTTCTGGTGTTGGACAAATCACCGTCATTGATTTCGATGAAATTTGCATCACCAATGCAAACCGCCAGATCCATGCCTTGCAGGGCTTGGTAGGAAAGAAAAAAGCCGAAGTGATGGGCGAGCGTCTTCGCAAAATCAACCCTCAAGCGGTTGTGAAAGTGATTCCTGAATTCTACAATGCTGAGAATTCTGAAATGATGCTCGCGAATAAACCTGATTATATCGTAGATGCGATCGACAACATGACCGCGAAGGCGCACTTGCTTGCGACTTGCGTGGCTAAAGGAATTGAAGTTGTAACTTCGGCGGGTTCTGCCGCGAAAATGGATCCACTTCGTATTCAAAAAGTCGACTTGGCAGACACGCACACCTGTCCAATGGCACAACAGCTTCGTAAGATCCTTCGTCAGAAGTATGACTTCCCTGAAAAGAAATTTGGCATTCAATGCGTTTTCTCAGACGAGTTGGTGATGCAGCCGGAAGAACTCTTCTATGACAAAGGCATGGGCTTTAAGTGTGTATGCCCGCAAAAGAATGATCAGCACGGCTGTGACAATCGCAATATGATTTATGGCTCTGCGAGTTTCGTGACAGGGGCTTTTGGTCTTGCGATGGCGTCTCATATCGTGAACGATATCTACAAAACAATAAAGGCGGCAAATTCTGTCGAGGTGCAATCATGATCGTGGCAGCCTGGTTTACTATCGTTGGTCTTGTGGTTATTGCGGGCTTCGTATTGGTCGGTTTAACATTTAGACATTGGGCGCAGCAAAAGAAGGTGACCCATGCTGAGCAAAATACCGTTTCAAAATAAGTTAAGTCTTGGTTACTCCCTCGCTCGTTCTGTGCATTTTACGATGCAACAGATGAGTTTGCCATTTTTCGAATTGCTCGTGACGGGGAAAAGCAAAGATCATCCCTCGGTGAAGCATCCGTCAATAGAGCCGAAGCATCTTAAAAAGTCTTTTCAAGAGCTTTATCATCTGCTGAGGAAAGATTCTGAAAATATCGCGAAGGGCCTTTATCCCATAGAGGTTCTCAAGCCGGAATCGGTGACCAAACACGCCATTCGCTATCCGAAGATTTTGGTGGATGGCTATTATATCTCGAAGCGCCGCAGGGACCACAGTGCCAAGGAATTCAATCAAGAAGCGCGCGAGTTCCTGCATGATGTTCCTGAATACTACCAAAGAAATTTCCACTATCAATCTGGCGGCTATCTTACAAAAAAATCTGCGGACTTGTACGAGCATCAGGTTGAGATTCTATTCTCTGGTGCTGCCGATGCCATGAGACGATTGATCATTCCTTTGATGAAAGAGCATTACCCGAATCAGGGTGAAAACCTGCATTTTCTGGAAGTTGGCGCAGGAACCGGGCGTCTGACGAGGTTTATGAAGCTGGCGTTCCCAAAAGTACGCATTACTGTGCTGGATCTCAGTGAGCCCTATTTAAAGAAAGCCCAGGAAAATCTTACGGAATTCAGCCGCATTGATTTTATTCATGGAAAAGCGGAAGAGTTGCCTTTTTTAGATGCGCAGTTTGATGCCGTTTATTCTTGCTTCCTCTTTCATGAGTTGCCTTTGGCAATTCGCACCAAAGTCATTGATGAATCTTTCCGCACTTTGAAAGAGGGCGGGGTTTTAGGGTTTGTCGACTCTGTGCAAAAGAAAGATGCCGAGGATCTTGAGTGGGCCCTGGAACAGTTTCCGGTGGATTTTCACGAACCTTTTTACAAGAACTACAGTCAAAATCCCATGGAAGACCTAATCACTTCCAGGGGATTCGTAGGTCTTCGAAAAGACAAAGGTTTTTTCGCTAAAGCGATCCTTGCACAAAAGCCATTCTCTGCTTGAGTTTTTTTGGGTAAACATGCTACTTTCCTGCAGAATTTTAACAGGAGCGCATGATGGGACCTATTTCTCAGTTTATCGAACACAACTATCGCCACTTTAATGCTGCAGCTTTGAAAGACGCGGCTAAAGGATACAAAACTCACATCGCGAACAACGGCCAAATGCTTGTTACTTTGGCAGGTGCTATGTCTACTGCGGAACTTGGCTTGTCATTGGCTGAGATGATCCGTGCGGGTAAAGTTCATGCGATCTCTTGCACAGGTGCGAACCTTGAAGAAGACGTTTTCAACTTGGTTGCCCATGATCACTACGTGCGCATTCCAAACTATCGTGATTTGACTCCACAAGATGAACAAAAACTTTTGGAAAGACATTTGAACCGCGTTACTGACACTTG
The nucleotide sequence above comes from Bdellovibrio svalbardensis. Encoded proteins:
- a CDS encoding TatD family hydrolase, which encodes MVAFGRWIDAHGHLADSRWDGQQDAIIEEARARGIHFFMQGGVGPEDWEKQKALHARYPTHIGMCFGLHPYWVAEHDEDECEDALNLLARMLPEAMGLGEAGLDFRPNIMKDSQERQIGVFEDQLELAHISNRPVVLHIVQAHEQSLMIMDLFGLPQEKGMVHSFNGSAHKAQDFLNRGLFLSIGGPVCRPDNQKLHQAVKEIPLEFLLIESDSPDQAPPLYKGQLNPPESIWEVAKTIGELKSLDPLEILDITTGNFHRLFGIT
- a CDS encoding tRNA threonylcarbamoyladenosine dehydratase, with translation MDTNATSLTQEPNLQQPPETEYVLHRRFDRMGRLVGDPAMKKLMSTHVMVIGLGGVGSWAAEALARSGVGQITVIDFDEICITNANRQIHALQGLVGKKKAEVMGERLRKINPQAVVKVIPEFYNAENSEMMLANKPDYIVDAIDNMTAKAHLLATCVAKGIEVVTSAGSAAKMDPLRIQKVDLADTHTCPMAQQLRKILRQKYDFPEKKFGIQCVFSDELVMQPEELFYDKGMGFKCVCPQKNDQHGCDNRNMIYGSASFVTGAFGLAMASHIVNDIYKTIKAANSVEVQS
- a CDS encoding class I SAM-dependent methyltransferase: MLSKIPFQNKLSLGYSLARSVHFTMQQMSLPFFELLVTGKSKDHPSVKHPSIEPKHLKKSFQELYHLLRKDSENIAKGLYPIEVLKPESVTKHAIRYPKILVDGYYISKRRRDHSAKEFNQEAREFLHDVPEYYQRNFHYQSGGYLTKKSADLYEHQVEILFSGAADAMRRLIIPLMKEHYPNQGENLHFLEVGAGTGRLTRFMKLAFPKVRITVLDLSEPYLKKAQENLTEFSRIDFIHGKAEELPFLDAQFDAVYSCFLFHELPLAIRTKVIDESFRTLKEGGVLGFVDSVQKKDAEDLEWALEQFPVDFHEPFYKNYSQNPMEDLITSRGFVGLRKDKGFFAKAILAQKPFSA